From Channa argus isolate prfri chromosome 18, Channa argus male v1.0, whole genome shotgun sequence, the proteins below share one genomic window:
- the rapgef1b gene encoding rap guanine nucleotide exchange factor 1b isoform X3 — MGNINWRSQASSENSGSSIQGDLDEDTDSQRSHLSSFTMKLKDKFHSPKIKRIPSKKGKQQQHEPPAKCTEKPVNKKVSRLEEHEKEVVSALRYFKTIVDKMVVEKKVLEMLPGSASKVLEAILPLVQVEARIQQSSALSSCHNRVYQSLANLIRWADQVMLDGIDLEDKENAASVTIVIKAVLDGVKELVKLTIEKQEHPSPTSPNKPAPPATTAENVSSERPLIDREQEVSKKTSPAATPAGAASEIADEEVAPPKPPLPEAKMAELRAQLSADAGQRTPSQKENPPPALPPKKRQSAPSPTRVAVVAPMSRGSSLPCSVHRQQQDYEQEFLQRRFSGGSQSYGGDSPRLSPCSSMGKLSKSDEQLSSMEQDSGQCSRNTSCETLDNTENYDPDYDFLHQDLSAGENLPPIPVGGCLSPLPESHSESSSPVPGQLSSHPRFSAPAPQNPPEYWTTQPNQNIQSSRISAPPALPQKKRRSTQTSPFPDGGSRALYERYPSQYDNLSEEELHPTPPFPLFTPISPMPQTNGGVFVTQYVASENADVPASPPPLPEKKSRHILQYMQFVEDYSEPQPSVFYQMPQSESIYEQRNKRFQEVYGFNDSFSSTDSVHESLQPPALPPKQRQLASHSSSPSSSSSSSLSCHLQPSVAAMEEAGSGLGLSMSVSNSCLIGQASLTTPTSLDQVANATILDGSGGGPNGSLAGSMGSVAVCLPSESSLTDSLHTSASESANDEGGEGEYVNLYSSSQANGELPLSLRETVAADDALQDPTTQMPSTNSKEALDKERRQKSPELTGSDEEDVDELSLIDHKEIMNRITLKQENDDGPDVRAGSGDILLVHATETDRKDLVLYCEAFLTTYRTFITPEDLIKKLHYRYTRFCHSPDTFKKRVSKNTFFVLVRVVDELCLVELTEDILKQLMDLVFTLVCNGELSLARVLRKNILDKVEQKKLLRYTNSLKPLAARGVSARPGTLHDFRSHEIADQLTLLDAELFYKIEIPEVLLWAKEQNEEKSPNLTQFTEHFNNMSYWVRSLIIQQEKGQDREKLLLKFIKIMKHLRKLNNFNSYLAILSALDSAPIRRLEWQKQTSEGLEEYCTLIDSSSSFRAYRAALAEVEPPCIPYLGLILQDLTFVHLGNPDLIEGKVNFSKRWQQFNILDSMRRFQQVHYELKRNEEIVSFFNDFSDHLAEEALWELSLKIKPRNITRRKTDREEKT, encoded by the exons ATGGGAAATATAAACTGGAGGAGCCAGGCTTCCTCAGAGAACTCAGGCTCCTCTATACAGGGGGATCTAGATGAGGACACAG ACTCGCAACGGTCCCATCTGTCCTCTTTCACTATGAAATTGAAGGACAAGTTCCATTCTCCCAAGATCAAGAGGATTCCATCTAAGAAGGGCAAGCAACAGCAGCATGAGCCACCAGCCAAGTGTACCGAGAAACCTGTTAACAAG AAGGTGAGTCGGTTGGAGGAAcatgagaaggaggtggtcagTGCCCTGCGCTACTTCAAGACAATCGTGGACAAAATGGTGGTGGAGAAGAAGGTGCTGGAGATGCTTCCAGGCTCAGCCAGCAAGGTGCTCGAAGCCATCCTGCCTCTGGTTCAAGTCGAGGCGCGGATACAGCAGAG TTCGGCACTGTCTTCCTGTCATAACCGTGTATACCAGAGTCTGGCTAACCTCATTCGTTGGGCAGACCAGGTGATGTTGGATGGCATTGACTTGGAGGACAAAGAAAATGCGGCATCTGTCACCATTGTCATCAAAGCAGTGCTGGATGGAGTAAAG GAATTAGTAAAGCTGACCATAGAGAAACAGGAGCATCCATCACCCACCTCTCCTAACAAACCAGCACCACCTGCTACCACAGCAGAGAA TGTGTCATCGGAGAGGCCCTTGATAGATAGAGAGCAAGAGGTCTCAAAGAAGACGTCTCCAGCAGCAACTCCTGCAGGGGCTGCCTCTGAAATAGCAGATGAGGAGGTAGCACCTCCCAAACCCCCCCTTCCTGAAGCCAAGATGGCAGAACTCAG AGCACAGTTGAGTGCTGATGCTGGCCAAAGGACACCCTCTCAGAAGGAGAA tcctccacctgctcttccACCTAAAAAGCGCCAGTCAGCACCTTCGCCTACACGGGTGGCAGTGGTTGCCCCGATGAGTCGTGGCTCCAGCCTGCCCTGCAGTGTCCACAGACAG CAGCAAGACTATGAGCAGGAGTTCCTTCAGAGACGTTTTTCTGGCGGGAGCCAGTCTTATGGGGGTGACTCTCCACGGCTGTCCCCCTGCAGCAGTATGGGGAAACTCAGCAAGTCTGATGAACAGCTCTCCTCCATGGAGCAGGACAGTGGTCAGTGTTCTCGTAACACCAGCTGCGAAACACTTg ACAACACAGAGAATTACGACCCGGATTATGACTTCCTTCACCAGGACTTGTCAGCTGGGGAAAACTTGCCCCCAATACCAGTGGGAGGGTGCTTGAGCCCCTTGCCCGAGTCTCACAGCGAGTCCTCTTCCCCAGTTCCCGGACAGCTTTCCTCACATCCCCGGTTCAGTGCTCCTGCACCCCAGAACCCGCCTGAATACTGGACCACCCAACCAAACCAAAATATTCAATCTTCCCGCATAAGCGCACCTCCTGCCCTGCCCCAGAAGAAACGACGCAGCACCCAGACATCACCCTTCCCTGATGGAGGCTCCAGAGCTCTCTATGAGCGCTACCCCTCTCAATATGACAACTTGTCAGAGGAGGAGCTGCACCCTACCCCACCATTTCCTCTTTTCACACCCATCTCACCTATGCCTCAGACAAATGGAGGTGTGTTTGTTACCCAATATGTAGCCAGCGAGAATGCAGATGTCCCTGCAAGCCCACCGCCCCTcccagaaaagaaaagcagacacA TCCTCCAATATATGCAGTTTGTGGAGGATTACTCTGAGCCGCAGCCCTCTGTCTTCTACCAGATGCCTCAAAGTGAGAGCATCTATGAGCAGCGCAACAAGCGTTTCCAGGAGGTCTACGGGTTCAATGACTCCTTCAGTAGCACAGACTCTGTCCATGAGTCACTACAGCCCCCAGCACTGCCCCCAAAACAACGGCAGCTG gCCTCCCActcttcctccccctcttcctcctcttcctcttctctttcctgCCACCTCCAGCCGTCTGTGGCGGCCATGGAGGAGGCGGGCTCTGGGCTGGGCCTCAGCATGTCCGTCTCTAActcctgcctgattggccaagCATCCTTGACTACACCCACG AGCTTGGACCAGGTTGCCAATGCCACCATTCTGGATGGCAGCGGGGGTGGGCCCAACGGTTCTCTGGCTGGCTCAATGGGCTCTGTGGCTGTCTGTCTTCCTTCTGAATCTTCTCTCACTGACTCTCTCCACACCTCAGCG AGTGAGAGCGCGAATGACGAGGGTGGGGAGGGGGAGTACGTCAACTTGTACTCATCCAGCCAAGCCAATGGGGAGCTGCCTCTCTCCCTCAGA GAAACAGTTGCAGCTGATGATGCGCTTCAAGACCCCACTACTCAGATGCCATCCACCAATAGCAAAGAGGCTTTGGATAAGGAAAG gaGGCAGAAGTCACCAGAGTTGACTGGGAGCGATGAGGAAGATGTGGATGAACTCTCCCTTATAGACCACAAGGAGATTATGAACAGGATAACGCTAAAACAAGAA AATGACGACGGGCCTGATGTCCGTGCCGGATCAGGAGATATTTTATTAGTCCATGCTACAGAAACAGACCGAAAAG ATCTTGTTTTGTACTGTGAAGCCTTTTTGACAACATATAGGACTTTTATAACCCCAGAGGACCTCATTAAGAAGCTACACTACAG ATATACTAGGTTTTGTCACAGTCCAGACACCTTCAAGAAGCGAGTCAGCAAGAACACATTCTTTGTTCTGGTCCGTGTGGTAGATGAGCTGTG CCTGGTGGAGTTGACAGAAGACATCTTGAAGCAGCTCATGGACCTTGTGTTCACGTTGGTGTGCAATGGTGAGCTCAGCCTTGCTCGTGTGCTCCGCAAGAACATCCTCGATAAGGTGGAGCAAAAGAAGCTGCTACGCTACACTAACTCCCTGAAGCCCCTCGCTGCACGAGGTGTCTCTGCCAG GCCTGGAACACTTCATGACTTCCGTAGTCATGAGATTGCTGATCAGCTCACACTTCTTGATGCAGAACTTTTCTATAAAATTGAG ATTCCTGAGGTGCTGCTTTGGGCCAAGGAGCAGAATGAGGAAAAGAGTCCAAACCTGACTCAATTCACAGAGCACTTTAACAACATGAGTTATTG GGTCCGCTCCTTGATTATTCAGCAAGAGAAAGGCcaagacagagagaagctgcTTCTCAAGTTCATCAAGATAATGAAG cacTTAAGAAAGTTGAATAATTTCAACTCTTACCTGGCAATACTGTCCGCTCTGGACTCTGCCCCCATTAGGAGATTGGAGTGGCAGAAACAAACTTCAGAG GGATTGGAGGAATATTGCACGTTGATTGacagctcctcctccttcagagCCTATAGAGCTGCTCTGGCTGAGGTGGAGCCTCCATGCATCCCGTATCT AGGTCTCATCCTCCAGGACCTGACTTTCGTCCACCTAGGTAACCCTGACCTCATAGAGGGAAAGGTCAATTTCTCCAAACGCTGGCAGCAGTTCAACATTCTGGACAGCATGCGGCGTTTCCAGCAAGT GCACTACGAGCTGAAGCGCAACGAAGAAATTGTCTCTTTCTTCAATGACTTCAGTGACCACTTGGCAGAGGAGGCCCTGTGGGAGCTGTCGCTGAAGATCAAGCCCAGGAACATAACCAGGCGTAAGACGGACCGCGAGGAGAAGACCTAG
- the rapgef1b gene encoding rap guanine nucleotide exchange factor 1b isoform X16 has product MGNINWRSQASSENSGSSIQGDLDEDTDSQRSHLSSFTMKLKDKFHSPKIKRIPSKKGKQQQHEPPAKCTEKPVNKKVSRLEEHEKEVVSALRYFKTIVDKMVVEKKVLEMLPGSASKVLEAILPLVQVEARIQQSSALSSCHNRVYQSLANLIRWADQVMLDGIDLEDKENAASVTIVIKAVLDGVKELVKLTIEKQEHPSPTSPNKPAPPATTAENVSSERPLIDREQEVSKKTSPAATPAGAASEIADEEVAPPKPPLPEAKMAELSPPPALPPKKRQSAPSPTRVAVVAPMSRGSSLPCSVHRQQQDYEQEFLQRRFSGGSQSYGGDSPRLSPCSSMGKLSKSDEQLSSMEQDSGQCSRNTSCETLDNTENYDPDYDFLHQDLSAGENLPPIPVGGCLSPLPESHSESSSPVPGQLSSHPRFSAPAPQNPPEYWTTQPNQNIQSSRISAPPALPQKKRRSTQTSPFPDGGSRALYERYPSQYDNLSEEELHPTPPFPLFTPISPMPQTNGGVFVTQYVASENADVPASPPPLPEKKSRHILQYMQFVEDYSEPQPSVFYQMPQSESIYEQRNKRFQEVYGFNDSFSSTDSVHESLQPPALPPKQRQLASHSSSPSSSSSSSLSCHLQPSVAAMEEAGSGLGLSMSVSNSCLIGQASLTTPTSESANDEGGEGEYVNLYSSSQANGELPLSLRETVAADDALQDPTTQMPSTNSKEALDKERRQKSPELTGSDEEDVDELSLIDHKEIMNRITLKQENDDGPDVRAGSGDILLVHATETDRKDLVLYCEAFLTTYRTFITPEDLIKKLHYRYTRFCHSPDTFKKRVSKNTFFVLVRVVDELCLVELTEDILKQLMDLVFTLVCNGELSLARVLRKNILDKVEQKKLLRYTNSLKPLAARGVSARPGTLHDFRSHEIADQLTLLDAELFYKIEIPEVLLWAKEQNEEKSPNLTQFTEHFNNMSYWVRSLIIQQEKGQDREKLLLKFIKIMKHLRKLNNFNSYLAILSALDSAPIRRLEWQKQTSEGLEEYCTLIDSSSSFRAYRAALAEVEPPCIPYLGLILQDLTFVHLGNPDLIEGKVNFSKRWQQFNILDSMRRFQQVHYELKRNEEIVSFFNDFSDHLAEEALWELSLKIKPRNITRRKTDREEKT; this is encoded by the exons ATGGGAAATATAAACTGGAGGAGCCAGGCTTCCTCAGAGAACTCAGGCTCCTCTATACAGGGGGATCTAGATGAGGACACAG ACTCGCAACGGTCCCATCTGTCCTCTTTCACTATGAAATTGAAGGACAAGTTCCATTCTCCCAAGATCAAGAGGATTCCATCTAAGAAGGGCAAGCAACAGCAGCATGAGCCACCAGCCAAGTGTACCGAGAAACCTGTTAACAAG AAGGTGAGTCGGTTGGAGGAAcatgagaaggaggtggtcagTGCCCTGCGCTACTTCAAGACAATCGTGGACAAAATGGTGGTGGAGAAGAAGGTGCTGGAGATGCTTCCAGGCTCAGCCAGCAAGGTGCTCGAAGCCATCCTGCCTCTGGTTCAAGTCGAGGCGCGGATACAGCAGAG TTCGGCACTGTCTTCCTGTCATAACCGTGTATACCAGAGTCTGGCTAACCTCATTCGTTGGGCAGACCAGGTGATGTTGGATGGCATTGACTTGGAGGACAAAGAAAATGCGGCATCTGTCACCATTGTCATCAAAGCAGTGCTGGATGGAGTAAAG GAATTAGTAAAGCTGACCATAGAGAAACAGGAGCATCCATCACCCACCTCTCCTAACAAACCAGCACCACCTGCTACCACAGCAGAGAA TGTGTCATCGGAGAGGCCCTTGATAGATAGAGAGCAAGAGGTCTCAAAGAAGACGTCTCCAGCAGCAACTCCTGCAGGGGCTGCCTCTGAAATAGCAGATGAGGAGGTAGCACCTCCCAAACCCCCCCTTCCTGAAGCCAAGATGGCAGAACTCAG tcctccacctgctcttccACCTAAAAAGCGCCAGTCAGCACCTTCGCCTACACGGGTGGCAGTGGTTGCCCCGATGAGTCGTGGCTCCAGCCTGCCCTGCAGTGTCCACAGACAG CAGCAAGACTATGAGCAGGAGTTCCTTCAGAGACGTTTTTCTGGCGGGAGCCAGTCTTATGGGGGTGACTCTCCACGGCTGTCCCCCTGCAGCAGTATGGGGAAACTCAGCAAGTCTGATGAACAGCTCTCCTCCATGGAGCAGGACAGTGGTCAGTGTTCTCGTAACACCAGCTGCGAAACACTTg ACAACACAGAGAATTACGACCCGGATTATGACTTCCTTCACCAGGACTTGTCAGCTGGGGAAAACTTGCCCCCAATACCAGTGGGAGGGTGCTTGAGCCCCTTGCCCGAGTCTCACAGCGAGTCCTCTTCCCCAGTTCCCGGACAGCTTTCCTCACATCCCCGGTTCAGTGCTCCTGCACCCCAGAACCCGCCTGAATACTGGACCACCCAACCAAACCAAAATATTCAATCTTCCCGCATAAGCGCACCTCCTGCCCTGCCCCAGAAGAAACGACGCAGCACCCAGACATCACCCTTCCCTGATGGAGGCTCCAGAGCTCTCTATGAGCGCTACCCCTCTCAATATGACAACTTGTCAGAGGAGGAGCTGCACCCTACCCCACCATTTCCTCTTTTCACACCCATCTCACCTATGCCTCAGACAAATGGAGGTGTGTTTGTTACCCAATATGTAGCCAGCGAGAATGCAGATGTCCCTGCAAGCCCACCGCCCCTcccagaaaagaaaagcagacacA TCCTCCAATATATGCAGTTTGTGGAGGATTACTCTGAGCCGCAGCCCTCTGTCTTCTACCAGATGCCTCAAAGTGAGAGCATCTATGAGCAGCGCAACAAGCGTTTCCAGGAGGTCTACGGGTTCAATGACTCCTTCAGTAGCACAGACTCTGTCCATGAGTCACTACAGCCCCCAGCACTGCCCCCAAAACAACGGCAGCTG gCCTCCCActcttcctccccctcttcctcctcttcctcttctctttcctgCCACCTCCAGCCGTCTGTGGCGGCCATGGAGGAGGCGGGCTCTGGGCTGGGCCTCAGCATGTCCGTCTCTAActcctgcctgattggccaagCATCCTTGACTACACCCACG AGTGAGAGCGCGAATGACGAGGGTGGGGAGGGGGAGTACGTCAACTTGTACTCATCCAGCCAAGCCAATGGGGAGCTGCCTCTCTCCCTCAGA GAAACAGTTGCAGCTGATGATGCGCTTCAAGACCCCACTACTCAGATGCCATCCACCAATAGCAAAGAGGCTTTGGATAAGGAAAG gaGGCAGAAGTCACCAGAGTTGACTGGGAGCGATGAGGAAGATGTGGATGAACTCTCCCTTATAGACCACAAGGAGATTATGAACAGGATAACGCTAAAACAAGAA AATGACGACGGGCCTGATGTCCGTGCCGGATCAGGAGATATTTTATTAGTCCATGCTACAGAAACAGACCGAAAAG ATCTTGTTTTGTACTGTGAAGCCTTTTTGACAACATATAGGACTTTTATAACCCCAGAGGACCTCATTAAGAAGCTACACTACAG ATATACTAGGTTTTGTCACAGTCCAGACACCTTCAAGAAGCGAGTCAGCAAGAACACATTCTTTGTTCTGGTCCGTGTGGTAGATGAGCTGTG CCTGGTGGAGTTGACAGAAGACATCTTGAAGCAGCTCATGGACCTTGTGTTCACGTTGGTGTGCAATGGTGAGCTCAGCCTTGCTCGTGTGCTCCGCAAGAACATCCTCGATAAGGTGGAGCAAAAGAAGCTGCTACGCTACACTAACTCCCTGAAGCCCCTCGCTGCACGAGGTGTCTCTGCCAG GCCTGGAACACTTCATGACTTCCGTAGTCATGAGATTGCTGATCAGCTCACACTTCTTGATGCAGAACTTTTCTATAAAATTGAG ATTCCTGAGGTGCTGCTTTGGGCCAAGGAGCAGAATGAGGAAAAGAGTCCAAACCTGACTCAATTCACAGAGCACTTTAACAACATGAGTTATTG GGTCCGCTCCTTGATTATTCAGCAAGAGAAAGGCcaagacagagagaagctgcTTCTCAAGTTCATCAAGATAATGAAG cacTTAAGAAAGTTGAATAATTTCAACTCTTACCTGGCAATACTGTCCGCTCTGGACTCTGCCCCCATTAGGAGATTGGAGTGGCAGAAACAAACTTCAGAG GGATTGGAGGAATATTGCACGTTGATTGacagctcctcctccttcagagCCTATAGAGCTGCTCTGGCTGAGGTGGAGCCTCCATGCATCCCGTATCT AGGTCTCATCCTCCAGGACCTGACTTTCGTCCACCTAGGTAACCCTGACCTCATAGAGGGAAAGGTCAATTTCTCCAAACGCTGGCAGCAGTTCAACATTCTGGACAGCATGCGGCGTTTCCAGCAAGT GCACTACGAGCTGAAGCGCAACGAAGAAATTGTCTCTTTCTTCAATGACTTCAGTGACCACTTGGCAGAGGAGGCCCTGTGGGAGCTGTCGCTGAAGATCAAGCCCAGGAACATAACCAGGCGTAAGACGGACCGCGAGGAGAAGACCTAG
- the rapgef1b gene encoding rap guanine nucleotide exchange factor 1b isoform X9: MGNINWRSQASSENSGSSIQGDLDEDTDSQRSHLSSFTMKLKDKFHSPKIKRIPSKKGKQQQHEPPAKCTEKPVNKKVSRLEEHEKEVVSALRYFKTIVDKMVVEKKVLEMLPGSASKVLEAILPLVQVEARIQQSSALSSCHNRVYQSLANLIRWADQVMLDGIDLEDKENAASVTIVIKAVLDGVKELVKLTIEKQEHPSPTSPNKPAPPATTAENVSSERPLIDREQEVSKKTSPAATPAGAASEIADEEVAPPKPPLPEAKMAELSPPPALPPKKRQSAPSPTRVAVVAPMSRGSSLPCSVHRQQDYEQEFLQRRFSGGSQSYGGDSPRLSPCSSMGKLSKSDEQLSSMEQDSGQCSRNTSCETLDNTENYDPDYDFLHQDLSAGENLPPIPVGGCLSPLPESHSESSSPVPGQLSSHPRFSAPAPQNPPEYWTTQPNQNIQSSRISAPPALPQKKRRSTQTSPFPDGGSRALYERYPSQYDNLSEEELHPTPPFPLFTPISPMPQTNGGVFVTQYVASENADVPASPPPLPEKKSRHILQYMQFVEDYSEPQPSVFYQMPQSESIYEQRNKRFQEVYGFNDSFSSTDSVHESLQPPALPPKQRQLASHSSSPSSSSSSSLSCHLQPSVAAMEEAGSGLGLSMSVSNSCLIGQASLTTPTSLDQVANATILDGSGGGPNGSLAGSMGSVAVCLPSESSLTDSLHTSASESANDEGGEGEYVNLYSSSQANGELPLSLRETVAADDALQDPTTQMPSTNSKEALDKERRQKSPELTGSDEEDVDELSLIDHKEIMNRITLKQENDDGPDVRAGSGDILLVHATETDRKDLVLYCEAFLTTYRTFITPEDLIKKLHYRYTRFCHSPDTFKKRVSKNTFFVLVRVVDELCLVELTEDILKQLMDLVFTLVCNGELSLARVLRKNILDKVEQKKLLRYTNSLKPLAARGVSARPGTLHDFRSHEIADQLTLLDAELFYKIEIPEVLLWAKEQNEEKSPNLTQFTEHFNNMSYWVRSLIIQQEKGQDREKLLLKFIKIMKHLRKLNNFNSYLAILSALDSAPIRRLEWQKQTSEGLEEYCTLIDSSSSFRAYRAALAEVEPPCIPYLGLILQDLTFVHLGNPDLIEGKVNFSKRWQQFNILDSMRRFQQVHYELKRNEEIVSFFNDFSDHLAEEALWELSLKIKPRNITRRKTDREEKT; encoded by the exons ATGGGAAATATAAACTGGAGGAGCCAGGCTTCCTCAGAGAACTCAGGCTCCTCTATACAGGGGGATCTAGATGAGGACACAG ACTCGCAACGGTCCCATCTGTCCTCTTTCACTATGAAATTGAAGGACAAGTTCCATTCTCCCAAGATCAAGAGGATTCCATCTAAGAAGGGCAAGCAACAGCAGCATGAGCCACCAGCCAAGTGTACCGAGAAACCTGTTAACAAG AAGGTGAGTCGGTTGGAGGAAcatgagaaggaggtggtcagTGCCCTGCGCTACTTCAAGACAATCGTGGACAAAATGGTGGTGGAGAAGAAGGTGCTGGAGATGCTTCCAGGCTCAGCCAGCAAGGTGCTCGAAGCCATCCTGCCTCTGGTTCAAGTCGAGGCGCGGATACAGCAGAG TTCGGCACTGTCTTCCTGTCATAACCGTGTATACCAGAGTCTGGCTAACCTCATTCGTTGGGCAGACCAGGTGATGTTGGATGGCATTGACTTGGAGGACAAAGAAAATGCGGCATCTGTCACCATTGTCATCAAAGCAGTGCTGGATGGAGTAAAG GAATTAGTAAAGCTGACCATAGAGAAACAGGAGCATCCATCACCCACCTCTCCTAACAAACCAGCACCACCTGCTACCACAGCAGAGAA TGTGTCATCGGAGAGGCCCTTGATAGATAGAGAGCAAGAGGTCTCAAAGAAGACGTCTCCAGCAGCAACTCCTGCAGGGGCTGCCTCTGAAATAGCAGATGAGGAGGTAGCACCTCCCAAACCCCCCCTTCCTGAAGCCAAGATGGCAGAACTCAG tcctccacctgctcttccACCTAAAAAGCGCCAGTCAGCACCTTCGCCTACACGGGTGGCAGTGGTTGCCCCGATGAGTCGTGGCTCCAGCCTGCCCTGCAGTGTCCACAGACAG CAAGACTATGAGCAGGAGTTCCTTCAGAGACGTTTTTCTGGCGGGAGCCAGTCTTATGGGGGTGACTCTCCACGGCTGTCCCCCTGCAGCAGTATGGGGAAACTCAGCAAGTCTGATGAACAGCTCTCCTCCATGGAGCAGGACAGTGGTCAGTGTTCTCGTAACACCAGCTGCGAAACACTTg ACAACACAGAGAATTACGACCCGGATTATGACTTCCTTCACCAGGACTTGTCAGCTGGGGAAAACTTGCCCCCAATACCAGTGGGAGGGTGCTTGAGCCCCTTGCCCGAGTCTCACAGCGAGTCCTCTTCCCCAGTTCCCGGACAGCTTTCCTCACATCCCCGGTTCAGTGCTCCTGCACCCCAGAACCCGCCTGAATACTGGACCACCCAACCAAACCAAAATATTCAATCTTCCCGCATAAGCGCACCTCCTGCCCTGCCCCAGAAGAAACGACGCAGCACCCAGACATCACCCTTCCCTGATGGAGGCTCCAGAGCTCTCTATGAGCGCTACCCCTCTCAATATGACAACTTGTCAGAGGAGGAGCTGCACCCTACCCCACCATTTCCTCTTTTCACACCCATCTCACCTATGCCTCAGACAAATGGAGGTGTGTTTGTTACCCAATATGTAGCCAGCGAGAATGCAGATGTCCCTGCAAGCCCACCGCCCCTcccagaaaagaaaagcagacacA TCCTCCAATATATGCAGTTTGTGGAGGATTACTCTGAGCCGCAGCCCTCTGTCTTCTACCAGATGCCTCAAAGTGAGAGCATCTATGAGCAGCGCAACAAGCGTTTCCAGGAGGTCTACGGGTTCAATGACTCCTTCAGTAGCACAGACTCTGTCCATGAGTCACTACAGCCCCCAGCACTGCCCCCAAAACAACGGCAGCTG gCCTCCCActcttcctccccctcttcctcctcttcctcttctctttcctgCCACCTCCAGCCGTCTGTGGCGGCCATGGAGGAGGCGGGCTCTGGGCTGGGCCTCAGCATGTCCGTCTCTAActcctgcctgattggccaagCATCCTTGACTACACCCACG AGCTTGGACCAGGTTGCCAATGCCACCATTCTGGATGGCAGCGGGGGTGGGCCCAACGGTTCTCTGGCTGGCTCAATGGGCTCTGTGGCTGTCTGTCTTCCTTCTGAATCTTCTCTCACTGACTCTCTCCACACCTCAGCG AGTGAGAGCGCGAATGACGAGGGTGGGGAGGGGGAGTACGTCAACTTGTACTCATCCAGCCAAGCCAATGGGGAGCTGCCTCTCTCCCTCAGA GAAACAGTTGCAGCTGATGATGCGCTTCAAGACCCCACTACTCAGATGCCATCCACCAATAGCAAAGAGGCTTTGGATAAGGAAAG gaGGCAGAAGTCACCAGAGTTGACTGGGAGCGATGAGGAAGATGTGGATGAACTCTCCCTTATAGACCACAAGGAGATTATGAACAGGATAACGCTAAAACAAGAA AATGACGACGGGCCTGATGTCCGTGCCGGATCAGGAGATATTTTATTAGTCCATGCTACAGAAACAGACCGAAAAG ATCTTGTTTTGTACTGTGAAGCCTTTTTGACAACATATAGGACTTTTATAACCCCAGAGGACCTCATTAAGAAGCTACACTACAG ATATACTAGGTTTTGTCACAGTCCAGACACCTTCAAGAAGCGAGTCAGCAAGAACACATTCTTTGTTCTGGTCCGTGTGGTAGATGAGCTGTG CCTGGTGGAGTTGACAGAAGACATCTTGAAGCAGCTCATGGACCTTGTGTTCACGTTGGTGTGCAATGGTGAGCTCAGCCTTGCTCGTGTGCTCCGCAAGAACATCCTCGATAAGGTGGAGCAAAAGAAGCTGCTACGCTACACTAACTCCCTGAAGCCCCTCGCTGCACGAGGTGTCTCTGCCAG GCCTGGAACACTTCATGACTTCCGTAGTCATGAGATTGCTGATCAGCTCACACTTCTTGATGCAGAACTTTTCTATAAAATTGAG ATTCCTGAGGTGCTGCTTTGGGCCAAGGAGCAGAATGAGGAAAAGAGTCCAAACCTGACTCAATTCACAGAGCACTTTAACAACATGAGTTATTG GGTCCGCTCCTTGATTATTCAGCAAGAGAAAGGCcaagacagagagaagctgcTTCTCAAGTTCATCAAGATAATGAAG cacTTAAGAAAGTTGAATAATTTCAACTCTTACCTGGCAATACTGTCCGCTCTGGACTCTGCCCCCATTAGGAGATTGGAGTGGCAGAAACAAACTTCAGAG GGATTGGAGGAATATTGCACGTTGATTGacagctcctcctccttcagagCCTATAGAGCTGCTCTGGCTGAGGTGGAGCCTCCATGCATCCCGTATCT AGGTCTCATCCTCCAGGACCTGACTTTCGTCCACCTAGGTAACCCTGACCTCATAGAGGGAAAGGTCAATTTCTCCAAACGCTGGCAGCAGTTCAACATTCTGGACAGCATGCGGCGTTTCCAGCAAGT GCACTACGAGCTGAAGCGCAACGAAGAAATTGTCTCTTTCTTCAATGACTTCAGTGACCACTTGGCAGAGGAGGCCCTGTGGGAGCTGTCGCTGAAGATCAAGCCCAGGAACATAACCAGGCGTAAGACGGACCGCGAGGAGAAGACCTAG